From Macaca mulatta isolate MMU2019108-1 chromosome 1, T2T-MMU8v2.0, whole genome shotgun sequence, the proteins below share one genomic window:
- the LEPROT gene encoding leptin receptor gene-related protein isoform X2 has translation MAGVKALVALSFSGAIGLTFLMLGCALEDYGDATTPS, from the exons ATGGCGGGCGTTAAAG CTCTTGTGGCATTATCCTTCAGTGGGGCTATTGGGCTGACTTTTCTTATGCTGGGATGTGCCTTAGAGGATTATGG agatgccacaacacccagctga